The following proteins are co-located in the Castanea sativa cultivar Marrone di Chiusa Pesio chromosome 8, ASM4071231v1 genome:
- the LOC142605990 gene encoding putative cysteine protease RD19C: protein MSVPKNSDALIRQVIDADADISETLSSDSLLGVEHHFALFKKKYSKSYANEEEHAFRFKVFQRNLKRARRHQRFDPSAIHDVTQFSNLTHSEFKRTVLRLRGSRRLKLPTDANTAPILPTEDYRVVKY, encoded by the exons ATGTCGGTACCGAAAAACTCCGACGCGTTGATCCGACAAGTCATTGACGCCGATGCCGACATTAGTGAGACTCTGAGCAGCGATTCTCTGCTCGGGGTGGAACACCACTTCGCACTGTTCAAGAAGAAGTACAGCAAGTCGTACGCGAACGAAGAGGAGCACGCGTTCAGGTTCAAGGTTTTTCAGAGGAATCTGAAGAGAGCACGCCGACACCAGAGGTTCGACCCATCAGCGATCCACGACGTGACTCAGTTCTCCAATCTGACTCACTCCGAGTTCAAGAGGACCGTCTTGAGATTGAGAGGTAGCCGGAGGCTCAAACTCCCCACCGATGCCAACACCGCTCCGATTCTTCCCACCGAAG aTTATAGAGTTGttaaatattga